In Microbacterium esteraromaticum, the following proteins share a genomic window:
- the zwf gene encoding glucose-6-phosphate dehydrogenase, whose protein sequence is MTAPVSRGHNPLRDPDDRRLNRIAGPSALVIFGVTGDLSRKKLMPAVYDLANRGLLPPGFALVGFARREWEDQDFAKVVYDAVREHARTEFREETWQQLVQGIRFVQGTFDDADSFARLRETIETLDVERGTMGNHAFYLSIPPKDFPTVARQLKESGLVGEHSDDDSCWRRVVIEKPFGDDLESARALNSALEVAFPADSIFRIDHYLGKETVQNILALRFANELYEPIWNRNHIDHVQITMAEDIGVGGRAGYYDGIGAARDVIQNHLLQLLALTAMEEPISLSAEHLRAEKEKVLGAVQLPDDLSLAAARGQYAGGWQGGEKVNGFLEEEGMNPESTTETYAALKLEIATRRWAGVPFYLRTGKRLGRRVTEIAVVFKRAPQHLMGRSSELGQNALVIRVQPNEGVTIRFGSKVPGAGAEVRDVTMDFGYGHAFTEASPEAYERLILDVLLGDPPLFPRHEEVELSWKILDPIEEYWASLDSQPEQYAPGSWGPASADDLLARDGRVWRRP, encoded by the coding sequence ATGACTGCCCCCGTCTCCCGCGGACACAACCCCCTCCGCGATCCCGATGATCGCCGTCTGAACCGCATCGCAGGGCCGAGTGCCCTTGTGATCTTCGGAGTGACCGGCGACCTGTCCCGCAAGAAGCTGATGCCGGCGGTCTACGACCTCGCCAATCGCGGCCTGCTGCCCCCCGGATTCGCTCTCGTCGGGTTCGCCCGGCGGGAATGGGAGGACCAGGACTTCGCCAAGGTCGTGTACGACGCCGTCCGCGAGCACGCCAGGACCGAGTTCCGCGAAGAGACGTGGCAGCAGCTGGTGCAGGGCATCCGCTTCGTGCAGGGCACCTTCGACGACGCCGACTCCTTCGCGCGTCTGCGCGAGACCATCGAGACGCTCGACGTCGAACGCGGCACCATGGGCAACCACGCCTTCTACCTCTCGATCCCCCCGAAGGACTTCCCCACGGTGGCGCGACAGCTGAAGGAATCCGGACTCGTCGGCGAGCACAGCGACGACGACAGCTGCTGGCGGCGCGTCGTGATCGAGAAGCCGTTCGGCGACGATCTCGAGTCGGCTCGAGCGCTGAACAGCGCGCTCGAGGTGGCCTTCCCCGCCGACTCGATCTTCCGCATCGACCACTACCTCGGCAAGGAGACGGTGCAGAACATCCTCGCGCTGCGCTTCGCCAACGAGCTGTACGAGCCGATCTGGAACCGCAATCACATCGACCACGTGCAGATCACCATGGCCGAGGACATCGGCGTGGGCGGACGAGCCGGGTACTACGACGGCATCGGGGCCGCGCGCGACGTCATCCAGAACCACCTGCTGCAGCTTCTCGCCCTGACCGCGATGGAGGAGCCGATCAGCCTCTCGGCCGAGCACCTGCGCGCCGAGAAGGAGAAGGTGCTCGGGGCCGTGCAGCTGCCAGACGACCTCTCGCTCGCCGCAGCGCGCGGCCAGTACGCCGGCGGATGGCAGGGCGGTGAGAAGGTGAACGGCTTCCTCGAAGAGGAGGGCATGAACCCGGAGTCGACCACCGAGACGTACGCGGCTCTCAAGCTCGAGATCGCCACTCGCCGCTGGGCCGGCGTTCCGTTCTACCTGCGCACGGGCAAGCGCCTCGGGCGCCGGGTCACCGAGATCGCCGTCGTCTTCAAGCGCGCCCCGCAGCACCTCATGGGCCGCTCGTCCGAGCTCGGCCAGAACGCCCTGGTCATCCGCGTGCAGCCGAACGAGGGCGTCACCATCCGGTTCGGCTCGAAGGTGCCCGGCGCAGGAGCCGAGGTGCGCGACGTGACCATGGACTTCGGCTACGGCCACGCGTTCACCGAGGCGAGCCCCGAGGCGTACGAGCGGCTCATTCTCGACGTCCTGCTGGGCGATCCCCCGCTGTTCCCTCGTCACGAGGAGGTCGAGCTGTCGTGGAAGATCCTCGACCCCATCGAGGAGTACTGGGCATCGCTCGACTCGCAGCCCGAGCAGTACGCACCAGGGTCCTGGGGGCCGGCGTCGGCCGATGACCTCCTCGCCCGCGACGGACGAGTCTGGAGACGCCCGTGA
- a CDS encoding glucose-6-phosphate dehydrogenase assembly protein OpcA, translated as MIIDIPDTTVSQVAKQLVKVREEGGAVALGRVLTLIIAARNGVAEEAIEAANDASREHPMRVIVLTLGDGDARLDAQIRVGGDAGASEVVVLRAYGDAASNAESLVTGLLLPDAPVVAWWPDEAPLDAADSPLGRIAQRRITDAATSPDVRDRLTLLGSTHAPGDTDLAWTRLTHWREQLAAVLDQPPFESVTAAEVRGAAASPSTALLAAWLQMALDVPVTWSYENPDEWQEGIKSVRLTRESGDILLERPSPSIAVLTQPGQPDHELHLPRRTLRECLAEELRRLDADLLYGRVITEGWSHLGPPEQRA; from the coding sequence GTGATCATCGACATCCCCGACACGACCGTCAGTCAGGTCGCCAAGCAGCTCGTGAAGGTGCGCGAAGAGGGCGGCGCCGTCGCCCTCGGTCGCGTTCTGACGCTCATCATCGCGGCCCGCAACGGCGTCGCTGAAGAGGCCATCGAGGCGGCCAACGACGCTTCCCGTGAGCACCCCATGCGCGTGATCGTGCTGACCCTGGGCGACGGCGACGCTCGTCTCGACGCGCAGATCCGTGTCGGCGGGGACGCCGGTGCGAGCGAGGTCGTCGTGCTGCGTGCATACGGAGACGCCGCGAGTAACGCCGAGAGCCTGGTGACCGGTCTTCTTCTGCCCGATGCCCCGGTCGTCGCGTGGTGGCCGGATGAGGCGCCCCTCGACGCCGCCGACTCTCCGCTGGGCCGCATCGCGCAGCGCCGCATCACGGATGCCGCGACGTCACCCGACGTGCGCGACAGGCTCACTCTGCTGGGCAGCACGCATGCACCGGGCGACACCGATCTCGCCTGGACGCGCCTCACGCACTGGCGTGAGCAGCTCGCTGCCGTTCTCGATCAGCCCCCGTTCGAGAGCGTGACGGCTGCCGAGGTCAGGGGCGCCGCGGCGTCGCCGTCGACCGCACTGCTGGCCGCGTGGCTGCAGATGGCTCTCGACGTGCCGGTGACCTGGTCGTACGAGAACCCCGACGAGTGGCAGGAAGGCATCAAGTCGGTGCGACTGACGCGCGAGAGCGGCGACATCCTGCTCGAGCGTCCGTCGCCGAGCATCGCCGTGCTGACGCAGCCCGGTCAGCCCGATCACGAGCTGCACCTGCCACGGCGTACCCTGCGTGAGTGCCTCGCCGAGGAGCTGCGCCGCCTCGACGCCGATCTGCTCTATGGTCGAGTCATCACCGAGGGCTGGTCGCACCTCGGCCCGCCAGAGCAGAGAGCGTGA
- the pgl gene encoding 6-phosphogluconolactonase has translation MKVQGTMKSVVVEETPETLASRVADRFITRLQARTRNGRLAHVCLTGGSMGGKVLAATARDARAADLDWSLVHFWWGDERFVERDDPDRNSLQSRAALLDHIPVPAENIHEVAAPSDGVTLDEAAAAYAADLARFSSDHGDWPSFAVCFLGVGPDGHIASLFPDRPEVTVTDVAALPVRNSPKPPPERVTLTRPVLNSSKRVWLVLTGADKASALGLALAGASYASVPAAGAKGRRRTIFFVDEAAASEVSPELIDRDY, from the coding sequence ATGAAGGTGCAGGGGACGATGAAGTCCGTCGTCGTCGAGGAGACCCCCGAAACTCTCGCCTCGCGCGTAGCCGACCGCTTCATCACCCGGCTCCAGGCGCGAACCCGCAACGGGCGCCTGGCGCACGTCTGCCTGACGGGCGGGTCGATGGGCGGCAAGGTGCTCGCAGCGACCGCACGCGATGCCCGCGCGGCCGATCTCGACTGGTCGCTTGTGCACTTCTGGTGGGGCGACGAGCGCTTCGTCGAGCGCGACGATCCCGATCGAAACTCGCTGCAGTCGCGCGCGGCCCTCCTCGACCACATCCCGGTGCCGGCCGAGAACATCCACGAGGTAGCAGCTCCGAGCGACGGTGTGACCCTCGACGAGGCCGCCGCGGCGTACGCAGCCGACCTGGCACGGTTCTCGAGCGACCACGGCGACTGGCCGTCGTTCGCGGTCTGCTTCCTCGGTGTCGGTCCCGACGGGCACATCGCATCGCTGTTCCCTGACCGCCCAGAGGTGACCGTCACCGACGTGGCCGCACTGCCCGTGCGCAACTCTCCCAAGCCACCGCCTGAGCGCGTCACCCTGACCCGCCCCGTGCTCAACTCGTCCAAGCGCGTCTGGCTCGTGCTGACGGGCGCAGACAAGGCATCCGCCCTGGGTCTTGCTCTCGCCGGAGCCAGCTACGCGAGCGTCCCCGCTGCAGGAGCGAAAGGTCGTCGTCGCACGATCTTCTTCGTCGACGAGGCCGCGGCGTCCGAGGTCTCGCCCGAGCTCATCGACCGGGACTACTGA
- a CDS encoding DMT family transporter: MHHGVEFAANVSDQLVGVFQNPALLLGIPLALAGAVFMSLGAQYQHRGVEKVERLSGTEGTTGLSGAQIRALLTRPSWIIGTIMLGLAIACQLSAIAIAPLIVVQPLGAIALVVTTLLNARISGHTPTRQSLIAIGACLGGIFLFVILAALYATERPISNDDLFMILTILLVVIIVLGTCWLILRRRMRALFYVTGAGILYGFVATLAKAVISRIQAGDFEWLTVVCVIALIAAAAVGAYFVQTAYSSGPPDLVIAGLTVVDPIVAVLIGALVLGEAAAAPVWVLVLFAVAGAIAIWGVFGLARYHPQVLSDSQELGIRRGSEPGSAQ, encoded by the coding sequence GTGCATCATGGGGTGGAGTTCGCAGCGAACGTCAGCGATCAGCTGGTCGGAGTCTTCCAGAACCCGGCTCTGCTGCTCGGAATCCCGCTCGCGCTGGCCGGCGCCGTCTTCATGTCGCTCGGCGCCCAGTATCAGCATCGCGGGGTCGAGAAGGTCGAGCGGCTCAGCGGCACCGAGGGCACGACCGGGCTCAGCGGCGCTCAGATCAGGGCGCTGCTCACCAGACCCTCGTGGATCATCGGAACGATCATGTTGGGGCTCGCGATCGCGTGCCAGCTCAGCGCGATCGCCATCGCTCCGCTGATCGTCGTGCAGCCGCTCGGCGCGATCGCGCTCGTGGTGACGACGCTGCTCAACGCCCGCATCTCGGGGCACACCCCGACCAGGCAGTCGTTGATCGCGATCGGTGCGTGCCTTGGCGGCATCTTCCTGTTCGTGATCCTCGCCGCGCTCTATGCGACCGAGCGCCCGATCAGCAACGACGACCTGTTCATGATCCTGACGATCCTTCTGGTCGTGATCATCGTTCTCGGCACCTGCTGGCTCATCCTCCGTCGTCGCATGCGCGCGCTGTTCTACGTCACGGGAGCCGGCATCCTCTACGGTTTCGTCGCCACGCTTGCGAAGGCGGTCATCAGCCGCATCCAGGCGGGCGACTTCGAGTGGCTGACCGTGGTGTGCGTGATCGCCCTCATCGCGGCCGCCGCGGTGGGCGCCTACTTCGTGCAGACGGCATACAGCTCCGGCCCGCCGGACCTGGTGATCGCCGGACTCACCGTGGTCGATCCGATCGTCGCCGTGCTCATCGGCGCTCTTGTCCTCGGCGAGGCGGCTGCGGCGCCCGTGTGGGTGCTCGTGCTGTTCGCCGTGGCCGGTGCGATCGCCATCTGGGGAGTGTTCGGGCTCGCGCGCTACCACCCGCAGGTGCTCAGCGACAGCCAGGAGCTCGGCATCCGACGCGGCAGCGAGCCGGGCTCCGCTCAGTAG
- the def gene encoding peptide deformylase translates to MAVLPIRIMGDPVLHARASEVDDVTDEIRTLVADMYQTMDVAPGVGLAAPQVGVGLRIYVYSYVDDDDNPWRGEIINPVLWIAPIEPGSPDPDEESEGCLSFPGERFALRRSDRVLVTGSDLEGRDVRIEVDGWRARIMQHEFDHLDGILYVDRLDDSDWKTVQKIARKRGWNRGSHSWMPGVDDLEG, encoded by the coding sequence GTGGCTGTTCTTCCGATCCGCATCATGGGTGACCCTGTCCTGCACGCACGAGCGAGCGAGGTCGACGACGTGACCGACGAGATCCGCACCCTCGTCGCCGACATGTACCAGACCATGGACGTCGCGCCCGGCGTCGGCCTCGCGGCCCCCCAGGTCGGCGTGGGCCTTCGCATCTACGTGTACTCGTACGTCGATGACGATGACAACCCCTGGCGGGGCGAGATCATCAACCCCGTGCTCTGGATCGCGCCGATCGAGCCGGGGTCGCCGGATCCCGACGAGGAGTCGGAAGGCTGCCTGTCGTTCCCCGGCGAGCGATTCGCCCTGCGCCGATCCGATCGCGTCCTGGTCACCGGGAGCGACCTCGAGGGGCGCGACGTGCGCATCGAGGTGGACGGCTGGCGTGCGCGCATCATGCAGCACGAGTTCGATCACCTCGACGGCATTCTCTACGTCGATCGCCTTGACGACTCCGATTGGAAGACCGTTCAGAAGATCGCGCGCAAGCGCGGCTGGAACCGCGGCTCGCACAGCTGGATGCCAGGAGTCGACGACCTCGAGGGCTGA
- a CDS encoding septum formation family protein has protein sequence MSLRSSLRPLALTGSALAAAVLLSGCSIPANVFSGDAERNEKGAVTADSKIDIFELKVGDCKLADDASSTELSDTNVVPCDDPHDEEIFYEFDLPEGDFPAADVVEKTVWETCDPQFEAFVGLSEADSTLTYAYFSPTKDGWEQLDDRTIQCVLFSEEGTPLEGSAKGTKI, from the coding sequence ATGTCACTTCGCTCGTCCCTTCGCCCTCTCGCCCTCACCGGGTCGGCCCTCGCGGCCGCTGTGCTGCTCAGCGGCTGCAGCATCCCCGCCAACGTCTTCAGCGGCGACGCTGAGCGCAATGAGAAGGGCGCTGTCACCGCCGACTCGAAGATCGACATCTTCGAGTTGAAGGTGGGTGACTGCAAGCTCGCCGACGACGCGTCGAGCACCGAGCTCAGCGACACCAACGTTGTGCCGTGCGATGACCCGCACGACGAGGAGATCTTCTACGAGTTCGACCTTCCCGAGGGCGATTTCCCTGCGGCCGATGTCGTGGAGAAGACCGTCTGGGAGACGTGCGATCCGCAGTTCGAGGCATTCGTCGGCCTCAGCGAGGCGGACTCGACGCTGACCTACGCGTACTTCTCGCCCACCAAGGATGGCTGGGAGCAGCTCGACGACCGCACGATCCAGTGCGTGCTCTTCAGCGAGGAGGGCACTCCGCTCGAGGGGTCCGCCAAGGGCACCAAGATCTGA
- a CDS encoding ATP-binding cassette domain-containing protein, which translates to MPADSEFAIDCHDLVIDRIGHGGTTRAVDGVTFALKPGELMCIGGATGSGKSTLVTALAGMGDASLKVAGGRATVCGVNIRRPGRRRRTLTALTGHLPQSAGASLPPRLTVGEAISEPITSREKKVNGRALAIRVASLLDELHLPLGLASKFPYELSAGMRQRVAIARALMLEPHVLIADEPLSNLDLEVRPVVFDAITRRRTERAMAALLVTNDAAFIRELDAETLLLKTGHVVARGIGSDLIWAPNAETDLAP; encoded by the coding sequence ATGCCTGCCGACAGCGAGTTCGCGATCGACTGCCACGACCTGGTCATCGACAGGATCGGTCACGGTGGGACGACCCGCGCGGTCGACGGCGTCACCTTCGCGCTCAAGCCCGGGGAGCTGATGTGCATCGGCGGGGCCACAGGCTCTGGCAAGTCCACCCTGGTGACTGCACTCGCCGGCATGGGCGATGCGTCACTGAAGGTCGCCGGCGGCCGTGCGACGGTCTGCGGCGTGAACATCCGCAGGCCCGGCCGTAGGCGACGCACTCTCACGGCGCTCACCGGTCACCTCCCGCAGAGCGCGGGGGCATCGCTGCCACCGCGGCTCACCGTCGGGGAGGCGATCTCGGAACCCATCACGTCGCGCGAGAAGAAGGTCAACGGCAGGGCGCTGGCGATCCGTGTGGCGTCTCTGCTCGACGAGCTGCACCTGCCGCTCGGCCTCGCATCGAAGTTCCCGTACGAGCTGAGCGCGGGCATGCGGCAACGCGTCGCGATCGCCAGGGCTCTCATGCTCGAGCCGCACGTGCTGATCGCCGACGAGCCCCTCTCGAACCTCGACCTGGAGGTACGGCCGGTCGTGTTCGACGCGATCACCCGCCGCCGCACCGAGCGCGCGATGGCGGCGCTGCTGGTGACGAACGATGCCGCCTTCATCCGCGAGCTCGACGCCGAGACGCTGTTGCTCAAGACGGGCCACGTGGTCGCCAGGGGTATCGGGTCTGACCTGATCTGGGCACCCAACGCCGAGACCGATCTGGCACCCTGA
- the dnaG gene encoding DNA primase — MPRILQADVEEVKTRTNIADIVGERVALKSAGVGSLKGLCPFHDEKSPSFHVRPQVGYYHCFGCGASGDVYSFLREMDHVSFTEAVERLAARVGYSLHYEDGGAAPETSGRSRLYAANTAAGEYFRSQLLSPEAESARRFLGERGFDAGAAAHFGVGYAPRGWDNMLKALTAKGFTREELTAAGLVSAGQRGVYDRFRGRVVWPIRDVTGQTIGFGARKLYDDDQGPKYLNTPETPIYKKAQVLYGLDLAKRDISRGDPRRVVVVEGYTDVMACHLAGVTTAIATCGTAFGAEHIKVLRRVMGDDSAAGEVVFTFDGDEAGQKAALRAFSEDSRFTAQTFVAVAPDGLDPCDLRLQRGDAAVRGLMDAKVPMFEFAIDRKLAGYDLATVEGQVGALRAAAPIVAEIRDELLRPGYERVLARRLGMDPTAVHQQVQRAAKGQREQPVLRQQNAPADGGEAISRVRLADLPRTPEVALERDALMGVLQYGHRLDQQTLARALNEPFRHPALEAVRDAVASVSDRTRVGWATAAADAVREPYRSLAGELLMMPFPARDDEGALASSVDLCRRLILRAIEREKQELLGAVQRVPADSDGGRALRMRLRDVDAERLRFAES, encoded by the coding sequence ATGCCCCGCATCCTGCAGGCAGACGTCGAAGAGGTGAAGACCCGCACGAACATCGCCGACATCGTCGGTGAGCGCGTCGCGCTGAAGTCGGCGGGCGTCGGATCGCTCAAGGGACTGTGCCCGTTCCACGACGAGAAGAGCCCGAGCTTCCACGTCAGGCCTCAGGTCGGCTATTACCACTGCTTCGGCTGCGGGGCCTCGGGCGACGTCTACTCGTTCCTGCGCGAGATGGACCACGTCAGCTTCACGGAGGCGGTCGAACGACTCGCGGCGCGCGTGGGCTACTCGCTGCACTACGAAGACGGCGGCGCCGCCCCCGAGACCAGCGGGCGCAGCCGGCTGTATGCCGCGAACACGGCCGCGGGTGAGTACTTCCGTTCGCAGCTGCTCAGCCCTGAGGCCGAGAGCGCCAGACGCTTCCTCGGCGAACGCGGTTTCGACGCGGGTGCCGCGGCGCACTTCGGAGTCGGGTACGCTCCACGCGGCTGGGACAACATGCTGAAGGCCCTCACCGCCAAGGGATTCACCCGTGAGGAGCTCACGGCCGCAGGCCTCGTCTCGGCCGGCCAGCGGGGCGTGTACGACCGGTTCCGTGGCCGGGTCGTATGGCCGATCCGCGACGTCACAGGGCAGACCATCGGCTTCGGCGCGCGCAAGCTGTACGACGACGATCAGGGCCCGAAGTACCTGAACACCCCCGAGACGCCGATCTACAAGAAGGCCCAGGTGCTGTACGGCCTCGATCTGGCCAAGCGCGACATCAGCAGGGGGGACCCGCGTCGCGTCGTCGTCGTCGAGGGATACACCGACGTGATGGCCTGTCACCTCGCGGGTGTGACCACCGCGATCGCCACCTGCGGTACGGCCTTCGGGGCCGAGCACATCAAGGTGCTGCGGCGCGTCATGGGCGACGACTCCGCCGCCGGCGAGGTCGTCTTCACGTTCGACGGCGACGAGGCGGGGCAGAAGGCCGCGCTGCGCGCGTTCTCAGAGGACTCGCGCTTCACCGCGCAGACCTTCGTCGCCGTCGCGCCGGACGGACTCGACCCCTGCGATCTGCGTCTGCAGCGGGGGGATGCCGCGGTGCGGGGTCTGATGGACGCCAAGGTGCCGATGTTCGAGTTCGCGATCGACCGCAAGCTCGCGGGCTACGATCTCGCGACCGTGGAAGGCCAGGTCGGCGCGCTGCGGGCAGCCGCTCCGATCGTCGCCGAGATCCGCGATGAGCTGTTGCGCCCCGGCTATGAGCGCGTGCTCGCACGACGGCTCGGCATGGATCCCACCGCCGTGCACCAGCAGGTGCAGCGAGCCGCGAAGGGCCAGCGCGAGCAGCCCGTGCTGCGCCAGCAGAACGCTCCCGCCGACGGCGGGGAGGCGATCAGCCGCGTGCGCCTGGCCGACCTGCCGCGTACCCCCGAGGTCGCGCTCGAGCGCGACGCCCTGATGGGCGTGCTGCAGTACGGACACCGCCTCGACCAGCAGACGCTGGCGCGCGCGCTGAACGAGCCCTTCCGGCATCCGGCGCTGGAGGCTGTGCGCGACGCCGTCGCATCCGTCTCCGACCGCACCCGCGTCGGCTGGGCGACGGCTGCCGCGGATGCCGTGCGCGAGCCGTATCGAAGCCTCGCGGGCGAGCTGCTGATGATGCCGTTCCCCGCCCGGGACGACGAAGGTGCTCTCGCCTCGTCCGTCGACCTCTGCCGCCGCCTGATCCTGAGGGCGATCGAACGCGAGAAGCAGGAGCTTCTTGGTGCCGTGCAGCGGGTTCCCGCCGACTCCGACGGCGGGCGTGCGCTGCGCATGCGGCTGCGTGATGTGGACGCCGAGCGGCTCAGGTTCGCCGAGTCCTGA
- a CDS encoding deoxyguanosinetriphosphate triphosphohydrolase translates to MAADPSPARGYRAHDAERFFAETHRSERDDFSRDRARVLHSAALRRLAAKTQVLSPASTADFARNRLTHSLEVAQVGRELASALGVSADVVDTACLSHDLGHPPFGHNGERALNEWAEDIGGFEGNAQSLRILTRLEAKVLDDGDHSVGLNLTRASLDATCKYPWTVDEPVPDPGGRLKFGVYPEDEPVFRWMREGAPGRERCIEAEIMDLSVDIAYSVHDFEDAIVNGYVDVAQLSDPVEHHPLVGRIQQWVGYDYTRDELADALYRLTRETMWMRSFDRSRRDLARLKNLTSDMIGRFARGSVAATRAAYPGETLARYSAHVVIPREVETEIAVLKGIMGQAIVTIDARKGVYKEQRRVLHRLADALWSTDALWSAGADVLEPAFSADFLAAGTDAQRARVVVDQIASLTDQTAVDWHNRLVGEIDPAEVGIWSPRHARPGVQRRAESRVVAEGVL, encoded by the coding sequence ATGGCGGCTGACCCGTCTCCCGCCCGCGGCTACCGCGCCCACGACGCCGAACGCTTCTTCGCCGAGACCCATCGCTCCGAGAGAGACGACTTCTCACGCGATCGTGCACGCGTGCTGCACTCGGCCGCCCTCCGCCGTCTGGCTGCCAAAACGCAGGTGCTGAGCCCCGCCAGCACAGCGGACTTCGCCCGCAACCGGCTCACGCACTCGCTCGAGGTCGCCCAGGTCGGCCGTGAACTGGCCAGCGCGCTGGGAGTCTCGGCCGATGTGGTCGATACGGCCTGCCTCAGCCACGACCTCGGGCATCCGCCGTTCGGCCATAACGGCGAGCGGGCGCTGAACGAGTGGGCGGAGGATATCGGCGGCTTCGAGGGCAACGCCCAGTCTCTGCGCATCCTGACGCGCCTCGAGGCCAAGGTGCTCGACGACGGCGATCACTCCGTCGGGCTGAACCTCACACGAGCCAGCCTGGATGCGACGTGCAAGTATCCCTGGACGGTCGACGAGCCCGTGCCCGACCCGGGAGGGCGCCTGAAGTTCGGCGTCTATCCTGAAGACGAGCCGGTCTTCCGATGGATGCGCGAGGGCGCACCCGGCCGCGAGCGCTGCATCGAGGCCGAGATCATGGATCTCTCCGTCGACATCGCCTACTCGGTGCACGACTTCGAGGACGCGATCGTCAACGGCTACGTCGATGTCGCCCAGCTCTCGGACCCGGTCGAGCACCATCCGCTCGTCGGGCGCATCCAGCAGTGGGTCGGATATGACTACACCCGCGATGAGCTGGCCGACGCGCTGTACCGTCTCACCCGCGAGACGATGTGGATGCGGTCGTTCGACCGTTCGCGTCGCGACCTCGCCCGCCTGAAGAACCTGACCAGCGACATGATCGGCCGCTTCGCACGCGGCTCGGTCGCGGCGACCAGAGCCGCGTACCCCGGCGAGACCCTTGCCCGATACAGCGCGCACGTCGTCATCCCGCGCGAGGTCGAGACCGAGATCGCCGTGCTCAAGGGCATCATGGGGCAGGCGATCGTGACGATAGACGCCAGGAAGGGCGTCTACAAAGAGCAGCGTCGGGTACTGCACCGCCTCGCCGACGCCCTCTGGTCGACCGACGCGCTGTGGTCGGCCGGCGCCGACGTGCTCGAGCCCGCGTTCTCGGCGGACTTCCTCGCCGCAGGCACCGACGCCCAGCGTGCCCGCGTGGTCGTCGATCAGATCGCCAGCCTCACGGACCAGACGGCCGTGGACTGGCACAACCGCCTGGTCGGCGAGATCGATCCGGCCGAAGTGGGCATCTGGAGTCCGCGTCATGCGCGTCCGGGTGTGCAGCGCCGCGCAGAATCCCGGGTGGTCGCCGAAGGGGTGCTCTGA
- the dusB gene encoding tRNA dihydrouridine synthase DusB, translated as MTLVTDSAIAAAPTPALRIGPIELDTPVVLAPMAGITNTAFRRLCREYGAGLYVSEMITSRALVERNAITMRLIQHHESETPRSIQLYGVDPATIAEAVGIIVAEDKADHIDLNFGCPVPKVTRKGGGAALPWKIGLFSEIVQRAVTAAGDVPLTVKMRKGINKDHLTFLDAGRAAEDAGAAAVALHARTASEYYSGHADWSAIGELKQAVTSIPVLGNGDIWSADDAVRMMDETGCDGVVVGRGCLGRPWLFGELAAALGPQSSAAGQRPVVDATLGFVKDAFRRHAELLVEFFEDEDRGCKDIRKHVAWYFKGYPVGGELRAALARASTLQEIDDLLGTIGDAPYPGAGAEGQRGRAGSPKRTALPEGWLDSRELGEGVGDMMRGAETENDGG; from the coding sequence ATGACTCTGGTAACTGACTCCGCCATCGCAGCCGCTCCGACTCCGGCGCTGCGCATCGGCCCGATCGAACTCGACACCCCGGTCGTGCTCGCCCCGATGGCGGGCATCACCAACACCGCGTTCCGACGGCTCTGCCGCGAGTACGGCGCAGGTCTCTACGTCAGCGAGATGATCACCTCGAGGGCTCTCGTCGAGCGCAACGCGATCACGATGCGGCTCATCCAGCATCACGAGAGCGAGACACCTCGATCGATCCAGCTGTACGGTGTCGACCCAGCGACGATCGCAGAGGCCGTGGGCATCATCGTGGCCGAGGACAAGGCCGATCACATCGACCTGAACTTCGGCTGCCCCGTGCCCAAGGTCACGCGCAAGGGCGGGGGAGCGGCGCTGCCGTGGAAGATCGGACTGTTCTCCGAGATCGTGCAGCGCGCGGTCACCGCGGCGGGCGACGTGCCGCTCACCGTGAAGATGCGCAAAGGCATCAACAAGGACCATCTGACCTTCCTCGACGCCGGTCGCGCCGCGGAGGACGCCGGTGCCGCCGCTGTCGCCCTGCACGCGCGCACCGCGTCGGAGTACTACTCGGGGCACGCCGACTGGAGCGCCATCGGCGAGCTCAAGCAGGCCGTGACGAGCATCCCCGTGCTGGGCAACGGTGACATCTGGTCGGCGGACGACGCCGTGCGGATGATGGACGAGACCGGCTGCGACGGCGTCGTCGTCGGACGCGGATGCCTGGGGCGCCCGTGGCTCTTCGGCGAGCTCGCCGCAGCGCTCGGACCTCAGTCCTCCGCCGCCGGCCAGCGCCCGGTCGTCGACGCGACCCTCGGTTTCGTCAAGGACGCCTTCCGACGGCATGCCGAGCTGCTCGTCGAGTTCTTCGAGGACGAGGACCGAGGCTGCAAGGACATCCGCAAGCACGTCGCCTGGTACTTCAAGGGCTACCCGGTCGGCGGCGAGCTGCGCGCGGCGCTCGCCCGGGCGTCGACGCTGCAGGAGATCGACGACCTGCTCGGCACCATCGGCGACGCGCCCTATCCGGGCGCGGGTGCCGAGGGGCAGCGCGGTCGTGCCGGCTCGCCCAAGCGCACGGCCCTGCCGGAAGGCTGGCTCGACTCGCGCGAGCTCGGTGAGGGCGTCGGCGACATGATGCGCGGAGCGGAGACCGAGAACGATGGCGGCTGA